One window of bacterium genomic DNA carries:
- a CDS encoding ABC transporter substrate binding protein — protein MKRQAFYIPVLMLAVAILLAPRPAPAQNACVILSSTAQPFKEAKEGFRKGFGGTVEEIVMPPEPARASEIVASITAKSCKVVIPMGSAALKFLRLRVSDMPIVFAMTLSPAAIKSEGLNMTGVYLEPSPGMQLASIRKVLPAARRVGVLYSSPSEYLSMLERNAGGAGLEIVAVRAPKIGDAVREAESLVKRSDLLLMIPDVVTSTHEVFKSILLSSLSGNIPIFALAEKHVEAGALAALATDYESNGAQAAVMARRVAAGASASSIKPDYSNKAGLVLNLKVAAKLGIVVPEAAINEAIEIYR, from the coding sequence ATGAAGAGGCAGGCGTTCTACATCCCTGTGCTGATGCTCGCCGTTGCGATTCTGCTGGCGCCTCGACCCGCGCCGGCGCAGAATGCGTGCGTGATCCTCTCCAGCACGGCACAGCCGTTCAAGGAGGCCAAAGAGGGCTTCAGAAAAGGATTCGGCGGCACCGTCGAGGAGATCGTCATGCCCCCGGAGCCGGCGAGGGCGAGCGAGATCGTGGCAAGCATAACCGCAAAGTCATGCAAGGTGGTGATCCCCATGGGATCCGCGGCGCTCAAGTTCCTAAGACTCAGGGTCTCCGACATGCCGATCGTCTTTGCGATGACCCTGTCGCCTGCAGCCATAAAATCAGAAGGGCTCAACATGACCGGCGTATACCTGGAGCCTTCGCCCGGGATGCAGTTGGCCTCCATCCGCAAAGTCCTGCCTGCCGCGAGGAGGGTGGGCGTCCTCTACTCATCCCCCAGCGAATACCTGTCGATGCTCGAACGCAACGCAGGCGGCGCCGGGCTGGAGATAGTGGCGGTTAGGGCGCCCAAGATCGGCGACGCGGTCCGCGAAGCGGAATCGCTCGTCAAAAGGAGCGACCTGCTCCTCATGATACCCGACGTGGTGACCTCCACCCACGAAGTCTTCAAGTCCATCCTCCTATCATCCCTCAGCGGGAACATCCCCATCTTCGCGCTCGCGGAGAAACACGTGGAGGCCGGAGCCCTCGCGGCCCTCGCCACGGACTACGAAAGCAACGGAGCCCAGGCGGCCGTCATGGCGCGCAGAGTCGCAGCCGGAGCATCCGCATCATCGATAAAACCGGATTACTCCAACAAGGCCGGTCTGGTCCTTAATCTCAAGGTCGCCGCAAAGCTGGGCATCGTCGTGCCGGAGGCGGCGATAAACGAGGCGATAGAGATCTATCGCTGA
- a CDS encoding ATP-binding protein, with translation MKVGLLKNISNKFVFAIVSIVLSLTAVFITYFTIHNRNSLEGFQKSVGISLVQSMAESSRLGLISSDPIYLEQPFSIAMNNPDVEFIAAYDKNGSLISKTSRSEADLVLTGAIIARIESAKGPFAGERTAVAGDEVDDFFSPVFSEYEFDTETEELLVLKKEYAPETIGRRIGAIRIGMSRKRIDAAEGAAFLVSAAMGITAAIFAIAISLLIASRITKPLKALEQGTKSVIMGKLDVSVPITSDDELGSVAGAFNKMTAALRETTVSKDFMDGIVESMNEAMVVLDNDRSITTFNSAAEKMLGFNVDELKGLSVDSIFYDPENHPVDGGRWQAIMANLLSNAQTEFRTKEGHRVPVTISTAPMKDKEGAAHGVVLVARDMSEVYSLLDQLKVHTAELENYQSVLFSMLEDNERARAETESERAKTVAAVESMADGLVIFDLSGKVLIMNRASRAMLGFEEDTEATAEGIRAVIGDAFDPLISNAESLAAEHFACELTLGAERKRAIRIEGLPVTKGGERIGSILVMRDVTKQRELDQAKYELISNVSHELRTPLAIISNVISNALIGVSGELDERLRTNLEMCGSNTRRLTNIIDKLLNMASMDKGDISIKREMTDLSAILKDISASFEQEARIKGISMSLNIPKAPITAFLDAKAIGNVLLNLISNAIRFTEKGSVTVEAGVKGSFVEISVSDTGIGIPKDEQSLIFDSFHQIGRTYGPGEKGVGLGLAISRKLIEQHGGSISVMSAPGKGTRFTILLPIGE, from the coding sequence TTGAAAGTAGGACTTCTGAAAAACATCTCGAACAAGTTCGTCTTCGCGATCGTCTCCATCGTGCTGTCCCTCACCGCAGTCTTCATCACCTACTTCACGATCCACAACCGCAATTCGCTGGAGGGGTTCCAGAAATCGGTCGGCATCTCCCTCGTCCAGAGCATGGCCGAGAGCTCAAGGCTGGGCCTGATCTCTTCCGATCCGATCTATCTGGAGCAGCCCTTCTCGATCGCGATGAACAACCCGGACGTCGAGTTCATCGCCGCCTACGACAAAAACGGGTCGCTCATAAGCAAGACCTCGCGCAGTGAAGCCGACCTCGTGCTCACCGGCGCCATCATCGCCCGGATCGAATCCGCAAAAGGCCCATTCGCAGGCGAGAGGACCGCCGTCGCAGGCGATGAGGTGGACGATTTCTTTTCCCCGGTTTTTTCCGAATATGAGTTCGACACGGAAACGGAGGAGCTGCTCGTACTGAAAAAGGAATACGCTCCGGAAACCATAGGCCGGAGGATCGGAGCCATAAGGATAGGAATGTCCCGCAAGAGGATCGACGCGGCGGAGGGCGCGGCGTTCCTGGTCTCCGCCGCCATGGGCATCACCGCAGCCATATTCGCCATAGCGATCTCCCTTCTCATAGCGAGCCGCATCACGAAACCGCTCAAGGCACTCGAACAGGGAACGAAAAGCGTCATAATGGGCAAGCTCGACGTCAGCGTGCCGATAACCTCGGACGACGAACTGGGCTCGGTCGCCGGCGCCTTCAACAAGATGACCGCCGCCCTGAGGGAGACCACCGTGTCGAAGGATTTCATGGACGGCATCGTGGAGTCCATGAACGAGGCGATGGTCGTGCTGGACAACGACCGCAGCATCACCACCTTCAACTCCGCAGCCGAGAAGATGCTGGGTTTCAACGTCGACGAGCTGAAAGGGCTTTCGGTGGACTCCATCTTCTACGACCCCGAGAATCATCCGGTCGACGGGGGGAGATGGCAGGCCATCATGGCGAATCTCCTCTCCAACGCCCAAACCGAATTCAGGACAAAGGAAGGCCACCGAGTCCCCGTCACCATCTCGACCGCTCCGATGAAGGACAAGGAAGGCGCGGCCCACGGCGTCGTCCTGGTGGCGCGCGACATGAGCGAAGTATATTCGCTGCTCGATCAGCTGAAGGTTCACACCGCCGAGCTGGAGAATTATCAATCGGTCCTCTTCAGCATGCTGGAAGACAACGAGCGAGCACGCGCCGAAACGGAGTCCGAAAGAGCGAAGACAGTGGCGGCGGTCGAGTCGATGGCCGACGGCCTCGTGATATTCGATCTGTCCGGCAAGGTGCTCATCATGAACCGAGCCTCGCGCGCGATGTTGGGTTTTGAAGAAGACACGGAGGCCACGGCCGAAGGCATACGCGCCGTGATAGGCGACGCCTTCGATCCGCTGATATCGAACGCCGAGAGCCTCGCCGCAGAGCACTTCGCATGCGAGCTGACGCTGGGCGCCGAGAGAAAGAGGGCCATAAGGATAGAGGGACTTCCGGTCACAAAGGGAGGCGAACGCATCGGATCGATCCTCGTGATGAGGGACGTGACCAAGCAGCGCGAGCTGGATCAGGCCAAGTACGAGCTGATCAGCAACGTCTCCCACGAGCTTAGGACTCCGCTCGCCATAATAAGCAACGTGATATCGAACGCCCTGATCGGCGTGTCGGGCGAGCTCGACGAGAGGCTCCGGACGAACCTGGAGATGTGCGGCTCCAACACGCGCAGGCTCACGAACATAATAGACAAGCTCCTCAACATGGCCTCCATGGACAAGGGCGATATATCGATAAAACGAGAGATGACCGACCTGTCGGCCATACTGAAGGATATAAGCGCCTCCTTCGAGCAGGAGGCGCGGATCAAGGGAATTTCGATGAGCCTCAATATCCCGAAGGCGCCCATCACGGCGTTCCTCGACGCAAAGGCGATCGGAAACGTGCTCTTGAACCTGATCTCCAACGCGATCAGATTCACCGAAAAGGGTTCCGTGACGGTGGAGGCAGGCGTCAAAGGAAGCTTCGTGGAGATATCCGTCAGCGACACCGGCATCGGCATCCCGAAGGACGAGCAGAGCCTGATATTCGATTCATTCCATCAGATCGGCAGGACGTACGGCCCCGGCGAAAAGGGGGTGGGCCTGGGCCTCGCGATCTCACGAAAACTGATCGAGCAGCACGGAGGTTCGATCAGCGTCATGAGCGCTCCGGGCAAGGGCACCCGGTTCACGATCCTCCTGCCCATAGGAGAATAG
- a CDS encoding response regulator — protein sequence MSKNKKKILIVDDEIDFTNSTSHRLNFEGYDTIEAMNAEEAMAILEKTVPDIILLDVMMPGMTGVQFFEQLRKDARFKDIPVIFLTVWDRLVSSDSHGAKEKAVLVTKPFEFDTLLKTIREMISS from the coding sequence ATGTCCAAGAACAAGAAAAAGATACTCATCGTCGACGACGAGATCGATTTCACCAACTCAACGTCCCACAGGCTCAATTTCGAAGGGTACGATACGATAGAAGCCATGAACGCCGAGGAGGCGATGGCCATCCTGGAGAAGACGGTCCCGGACATCATCCTGCTGGACGTGATGATGCCGGGCATGACCGGAGTTCAGTTCTTCGAACAGCTGAGGAAAGACGCCCGCTTCAAAGACATACCCGTGATCTTCCTCACCGTCTGGGACCGTCTCGTCTCCTCAGACTCCCACGGCGCCAAAGAAAAGGCCGTGCTGGTCACCAAGCCGTTCGAGTTCGACACGCTCCTCAAAACGATAAGAGAGATGATTTCATCATAG
- a CDS encoding NADH-quinone oxidoreductase subunit N — MSEAAKKGAFLSAERFIVIAAIAAAMALAWFIWPRVAATEVQALLTDRLAIAGMMIICAAAMCSVLISQPYLAAHGEKRSGFYGLILLSVMGMCALVFAGDLIAILIAMESMSIALYALAGFLRERPQSIEGSLKFFMMSAFAAAFYCMGLAFIFGSLGSTSLATIAQRFEYVLSGEGRGVFLFGIAMVFAGLALKVAAVPFHAWAPDALDGSPTPITLLIATAAKAAAFIAFLRLASAVAVPGGALWHGMASVIAAATILWGALAAMRQESIKRMLCWLSIADGGFLLAALPSLAHAHAVMTRALIFSLVSYSVSMIGAFAALVALGFRPGEPLDQRHLCGLARTKPWSAAAFSLFLFSLAGLPPTIGFMGRFYLMISMARAGDVALVAVAAAGMAVMLLCVLRPVSAMYFRDQPASLSSSREGDGSRGASILVGVMLAAALAVAIFGIFPQDILAFVYASIPL; from the coding sequence ATGAGTGAGGCTGCTAAAAAGGGCGCGTTTCTGTCGGCGGAGCGCTTCATCGTGATCGCGGCCATCGCCGCGGCGATGGCGCTGGCCTGGTTCATATGGCCGCGGGTTGCGGCGACCGAAGTCCAGGCGCTTTTGACGGACAGGCTGGCCATAGCCGGGATGATGATAATATGCGCCGCGGCGATGTGCTCGGTGCTGATATCCCAGCCCTATCTCGCCGCGCACGGCGAGAAGAGGTCCGGTTTCTACGGCCTCATCCTGCTCTCGGTCATGGGGATGTGCGCCCTGGTCTTTGCCGGCGACCTCATCGCCATACTCATCGCCATGGAGTCCATGTCCATCGCGCTCTATGCGCTCGCCGGTTTCCTCCGCGAGCGGCCGCAATCGATCGAGGGTTCTCTCAAGTTCTTCATGATGAGCGCGTTCGCCGCCGCGTTTTATTGCATGGGGCTCGCGTTCATATTCGGGAGCCTCGGCAGCACCTCTCTCGCCACGATAGCGCAGAGGTTCGAATACGTCCTCAGCGGCGAGGGGAGGGGTGTATTCCTCTTCGGGATAGCCATGGTCTTCGCGGGGCTCGCGCTCAAGGTGGCGGCGGTCCCGTTCCACGCGTGGGCGCCGGATGCGCTGGACGGATCGCCGACCCCGATCACCCTCCTCATCGCCACAGCCGCGAAGGCGGCCGCCTTCATTGCGTTTCTCAGGCTCGCGTCCGCGGTGGCGGTGCCGGGCGGCGCGCTGTGGCACGGCATGGCCTCCGTCATCGCGGCCGCGACGATCCTGTGGGGCGCGTTGGCGGCGATGCGGCAGGAGAGCATCAAGAGGATGCTCTGCTGGCTCTCCATAGCCGACGGCGGGTTCCTGCTGGCTGCGCTGCCCTCTTTGGCCCACGCGCATGCAGTGATGACGCGGGCGCTGATATTCAGCCTCGTCTCCTACTCCGTCTCAATGATCGGCGCGTTCGCGGCGTTGGTCGCGCTGGGATTCCGGCCGGGCGAGCCGCTAGACCAGAGGCACCTGTGCGGCCTGGCCAGGACGAAACCGTGGTCTGCAGCCGCGTTCTCGCTGTTTCTCTTCTCGCTCGCGGGGCTTCCGCCCACGATCGGTTTCATGGGCAGGTTCTATCTGATGATATCCATGGCCAGGGCAGGGGACGTGGCCCTTGTCGCGGTCGCCGCGGCGGGCATGGCCGTCATGCTCTTGTGCGTGCTGAGGCCTGTGAGCGCGATGTATTTCAGGGACCAGCCCGCTTCTCTCTCCTCCTCGCGGGAGGGGGACGGGTCGAGGGGCGCGAGCATCCTCGTGGGCGTCATGTTGGCTGCAGCTCTCGCCGTCGCTATATTCGGGATATTTCCGCAGGACATCCTTGCCTTCGTCTACGCCTCGATCCCGCTATGA
- a CDS encoding NADH-quinone oxidoreductase subunit M: MPLINAAIISPLVGALALVVVPRRMPNLGRMIAVAASFVCLVFCVALFAKVGAAGEIEQADLRSWIPSLGIYYRVGFDGVSAMMACVVSLICTCAIVVSWQETGPRRKMFGALALLAEAGLIGLFAAIDAFLFFLFWNLATICACFIAGMWGGPSRIKTSFKYAAFAAVSGGVMLAAFAYAGGSAESFCFVDWMAQRFSIKEQAWLFGALALSFGIFVPIIGLHTWLADFCEETPASCAMIPGSAMLVAAAYGFFRIAMPLAPVAVAVSGKTMLVLFTAQIFMGAMLAMSERDMRRIVAAASISQMGVVMVGLFSLQGQAAAGAMTLAAVQALICAALYATAGMLKARFGTCDVGGISGLGRAMPAMALALAVLAAAAAGIPGLAGFSAQFQLLMGAFQARTGFAVAALAGLALFAIAMARMTAGAVFGHSKAPADKRPVDVRASEASAILPIIAVVVLLGVWPQPVMEKVGGSADAFVKLAKRVEMIIPASPDAGGESEGSGATDE, from the coding sequence GTGCCGTTGATCAACGCTGCGATCATCTCGCCGCTCGTGGGCGCGCTGGCCCTGGTCGTCGTGCCGAGGCGCATGCCGAATCTTGGCAGGATGATCGCGGTCGCAGCCTCCTTCGTCTGCCTCGTCTTCTGCGTCGCGCTGTTCGCGAAGGTCGGCGCCGCGGGCGAGATCGAGCAGGCCGATCTCAGGAGCTGGATACCGTCCCTCGGGATCTATTACAGGGTGGGGTTCGACGGGGTCTCCGCCATGATGGCTTGCGTTGTCTCGCTCATCTGCACCTGCGCGATAGTCGTCTCATGGCAGGAGACAGGTCCGCGGCGAAAGATGTTCGGCGCCCTGGCCCTGCTCGCGGAGGCGGGACTGATCGGCCTCTTTGCGGCGATCGACGCGTTCCTGTTCTTCCTCTTCTGGAATCTTGCGACCATCTGCGCGTGTTTCATCGCCGGCATGTGGGGCGGGCCGTCCAGGATCAAGACGTCGTTCAAGTATGCGGCCTTTGCGGCCGTGAGCGGTGGGGTGATGCTGGCCGCCTTCGCCTATGCTGGCGGGAGCGCCGAGTCTTTCTGCTTCGTGGACTGGATGGCGCAGCGTTTTTCGATCAAGGAGCAGGCGTGGCTCTTCGGGGCGCTGGCGCTGTCATTCGGCATATTCGTCCCGATCATCGGGCTGCACACCTGGCTCGCTGACTTCTGCGAAGAGACCCCTGCCTCCTGCGCGATGATCCCCGGTTCCGCGATGCTGGTCGCGGCTGCGTACGGGTTCTTCAGGATCGCCATGCCGCTCGCCCCGGTAGCCGTGGCCGTCTCCGGCAAGACGATGCTCGTGCTTTTCACGGCCCAGATATTCATGGGCGCGATGCTCGCGATGTCCGAGCGCGACATGCGGAGGATAGTCGCGGCCGCGTCGATCTCCCAGATGGGGGTTGTGATGGTCGGCCTCTTCTCGCTGCAGGGCCAGGCGGCCGCAGGCGCGATGACGCTCGCGGCGGTGCAGGCGCTGATATGCGCCGCACTCTACGCGACGGCGGGAATGCTCAAGGCGAGGTTCGGGACCTGCGACGTAGGCGGGATAAGCGGGCTCGGCAGGGCGATGCCTGCCATGGCTTTGGCGCTTGCGGTGCTCGCGGCGGCGGCGGCCGGGATCCCCGGCCTGGCCGGTTTCTCGGCGCAATTTCAGCTCCTCATGGGCGCGTTCCAGGCCAGGACCGGATTCGCGGTCGCGGCGCTCGCAGGTCTTGCGCTCTTTGCTATCGCCATGGCGCGCATGACCGCGGGGGCCGTCTTCGGCCACTCGAAGGCTCCGGCCGACAAGCGCCCCGTGGACGTGCGCGCCTCCGAGGCATCGGCCATATTGCCGATCATCGCCGTCGTCGTGCTCCTCGGCGTATGGCCGCAGCCGGTCATGGAGAAGGTCGGCGGATCCGCGGACGCCTTCGTGAAGCTCGCGAAGAGGGTCGAGATGATAATACCGGCGTCGCCGGATGCAGGCGGCGAATCGGAGGGCAGTGGAGCTACGGATGAGTGA